From the Halorhabdus utahensis DSM 12940 genome, one window contains:
- a CDS encoding flippase, with product MDFTRSSLKLFASNVGRTTIRFLGIAVFARALGASEMGMFFLFQALLGMIAIPADFGFRGAIEKRISEGREQSTYLTSALAVKLVPMALVVGLILLFQDAINGYIGAEFAVFLAVAIVIQDVSRLSTIVLRGELRVGETAILRVTRWVVWFAVSGLLVSQGMGVEALIYGLLAGLSVMLIWGWYRVSIPLGRVSLDHARSLFEYGRWGVISRVGWYFYSWMDVAIIGLLMTQADVGAYEIAWRVTLVVMLLSRSIATTLFPQASRWDAEEAYERIEDMIRKTITPSMALVIPSFFITLVYAKEILGLVFGPEYTVAWVVLIILMGEKLLQSVHTILGRSLQALDRPDLAAYATVASITVNLVLNVVLILEFGIAGAAVATASSFVLNTVLHAYFLSRFVTIEFPWVEIAWLTGAAAVMAGAIHAIGVVVPIDTLPRLLGILVVGVVVYGLLTLANPSMRRKFVGEMQSLARGVAE from the coding sequence ATGGACTTCACGCGCTCCAGCCTCAAGCTGTTCGCGAGCAACGTCGGCCGGACTACGATCCGGTTTCTCGGGATCGCGGTGTTCGCCCGGGCGCTCGGGGCCTCGGAGATGGGGATGTTCTTCCTGTTTCAGGCACTGCTGGGTATGATCGCGATTCCGGCTGACTTTGGCTTCCGGGGAGCCATCGAGAAGCGGATCAGCGAGGGACGCGAGCAGAGTACGTATCTCACGAGCGCGCTGGCGGTCAAACTCGTCCCGATGGCGCTGGTGGTGGGGCTCATTCTCCTCTTTCAGGACGCCATCAACGGCTACATCGGGGCCGAGTTCGCGGTCTTTCTCGCCGTCGCGATCGTGATTCAGGACGTCTCGCGGCTGTCGACCATCGTCCTCCGGGGCGAACTTCGGGTCGGCGAGACGGCGATCCTCCGGGTGACCCGGTGGGTCGTCTGGTTTGCCGTCAGCGGACTGTTGGTCTCCCAGGGCATGGGGGTCGAGGCGCTGATCTACGGCCTGCTCGCCGGGTTGAGCGTGATGCTCATCTGGGGCTGGTACCGGGTGTCGATTCCACTCGGGCGCGTCTCGCTCGATCACGCCAGGTCGCTGTTCGAGTACGGCCGCTGGGGCGTCATCTCGCGGGTCGGCTGGTACTTCTACTCCTGGATGGACGTCGCGATCATCGGCTTGCTCATGACCCAGGCCGACGTCGGGGCCTACGAGATCGCCTGGCGGGTGACGCTCGTCGTGATGCTGTTGAGCCGATCGATCGCGACGACGCTGTTCCCCCAGGCCAGCCGCTGGGACGCCGAGGAGGCCTACGAGCGCATCGAGGACATGATCCGGAAGACGATCACGCCCTCGATGGCGCTGGTGATCCCCTCGTTCTTCATCACGCTGGTCTACGCGAAGGAGATCCTGGGGCTGGTCTTCGGGCCGGAGTATACCGTCGCATGGGTCGTGTTGATCATTCTGATGGGCGAGAAACTCCTCCAGTCGGTGCATACGATCCTCGGCCGGTCGCTCCAGGCGCTCGACCGCCCGGATCTGGCGGCGTACGCGACGGTCGCCTCCATCACCGTCAATCTCGTCCTGAACGTCGTGCTCATCCTCGAGTTCGGCATCGCCGGCGCGGCGGTCGCAACGGCTTCGTCGTTCGTCCTCAACACCGTCCTGCACGCCTACTTCCTCTCGCGGTTCGTGACGATCGAGTTCCCGTGGGTCGAGATCGCGTGGTTGACCGGTGCGGCCGCCGTGATGGCCGGGGCCATTCACGCCATCGGTGTGGTCGTCCCGATCGACACGCTCCCGCGTTTGCTCGGCATTCTCGTGGTGGGCGTCGTCGTCTACGGACTCCTCACCCTGGCAAACCCCTCGATGCGCCGGAAGTTCGTCGGCGAGATGCAGTCGCTGGCTCGTGGCGTCGCCGAGTGA
- a CDS encoding DUF7111 family protein, with protein MTATERTADGITATYEETDAERVLVFEVNGQTAAIAQNREGYAMLKVRPTADGDELERYYGFDMALDHAAELLGVDPAQLPIPESAEDMGM; from the coding sequence ATGACAGCGACGGAGCGGACGGCGGACGGCATCACCGCCACCTACGAGGAGACGGACGCCGAACGCGTGCTCGTCTTCGAGGTCAACGGACAGACAGCAGCGATCGCACAAAACCGGGAGGGCTACGCCATGTTGAAAGTTCGACCGACCGCTGACGGCGACGAACTCGAACGCTACTACGGGTTCGACATGGCACTCGATCACGCCGCGGAGCTACTCGGCGTCGATCCGGCACAGTTGCCGATCCCCGAATCGGCCGAAGACATGGGGATGTAG
- a CDS encoding alpha/beta fold hydrolase produces the protein MKLRNLLTTAVGTAGVIAGVNRILTTRAGDLEAPLVGSEGTYRWRGFDVAYTEAGDPSDPDLLLVHGISAASSSREFAEVFEDLSREYHVIAPDLPGFGRSDRPPLLYSGSLYETFLRDAIRDLADEPTVVASSLSGAYAACGASDAAVESLVLIAPTDTTMSETPRSWLRSVFRAPLVGSGLFNLLVSKPGIKHFHRDHGYADMDNLTDETLEYQWKSAHQPGARYAPASFVSGYLDPETELEDMLADVDAPVTLVWGRDAEITPVSAGRALAKKTDSRLVVFDDAKLLPHVEHPAAFVGVVADDIDEAPSTAVSTA, from the coding sequence CGACCCGTGCCGGTGACCTCGAAGCCCCGCTCGTGGGCTCGGAGGGCACCTACCGCTGGCGTGGCTTCGACGTCGCCTACACCGAAGCGGGCGATCCGAGCGACCCTGATCTGCTCCTTGTGCATGGCATATCGGCGGCCTCTTCGAGCCGAGAGTTCGCCGAAGTGTTCGAGGACCTCTCCCGGGAGTACCACGTCATCGCCCCTGACCTCCCCGGCTTTGGCCGATCGGACCGCCCGCCGTTGCTGTACTCGGGGTCGCTGTATGAGACATTTCTCCGGGATGCCATTCGGGATCTCGCCGATGAGCCCACGGTCGTCGCGTCGTCGCTATCGGGTGCCTACGCCGCCTGTGGCGCGTCCGACGCGGCCGTCGAGTCGCTCGTGTTGATCGCGCCGACGGACACGACGATGAGCGAGACGCCCCGGTCATGGCTCCGGTCGGTGTTTCGCGCGCCGCTCGTGGGTTCGGGGCTGTTCAACCTGCTGGTCAGCAAGCCGGGGATCAAGCATTTCCACCGGGACCACGGCTACGCGGACATGGACAATCTGACCGACGAGACCCTCGAATATCAATGGAAGTCGGCCCACCAGCCCGGCGCACGCTACGCCCCGGCGTCGTTCGTCAGTGGGTATCTCGATCCCGAGACGGAGCTTGAAGATATGCTTGCCGACGTCGACGCCCCGGTCACGCTCGTCTGGGGGCGCGACGCCGAGATCACGCCGGTGTCGGCGGGTCGTGCACTGGCGAAAAAGACCGACTCCCGACTGGTCGTCTTCGACGACGCGAAACTCCTTCCGCACGTCGAGCATCCGGCAGCGTTCGTCGGGGTCGTTGCCGACGACATCGACGAAGCGCCCTCAACGGCTGTTTCGACCGCTTGA